The following are encoded together in the Halopseudomonas salegens genome:
- the argS gene encoding arginine--tRNA ligase: MKNLISQLLAQAVSTLQQQGELPADLSPRIQVENARDKTHGDFASNLALMLAKPAGLKPRELAEKLVAALPSDPAIADINIAGPGFINFFQARDWLAEQLQQALDDPLLGAPPPNPKQRVVIDYSSPNLAKEMHVGHLRSTIIGDAITRILGFLGHEVIRQNHVGDWGTQFGMLLAYLEEYSVDDQAELGDLENFYRQAKQRFDQSPEFAERARQRVVQLQAGDPECLALWQRFNQISLGHCQAVYDRLGVSLTTADVRGESAYNDQLADIVTQLRNKGLLTEDAGAQCVFLDEFKNSEGKALPVIVQKAGGGYLYATTDLAAMRYRAKELQADRALYLVDQRQALHFQQVFAVARKAGFVPPEMQLEHMGFGTMNGADGKPFKTRDGGTVKLTDLLDEAEERAYGLVQSKNPQLAEDELRQIARAVGIGAVKYADLSKHRSSDYSFNFEQMLSFDGNTAPYLMYAYTRVASVFRKCERSMQQLDDLAPLKLEADAEVDLGAHLAQFLPTLEYAAREGTPHVLCTYLYELAGRFSSFYEQCPILAAEQPEQRDSRLRLAALTGRTLAQGLNLLGINTLERM, encoded by the coding sequence ATGAAAAACCTTATCAGTCAGTTGCTCGCCCAAGCCGTCAGCACCCTGCAACAGCAGGGAGAGTTGCCCGCCGACCTCAGCCCGCGCATTCAGGTCGAAAATGCCCGCGACAAAACGCACGGTGACTTCGCCAGCAACCTCGCCTTGATGTTGGCCAAGCCAGCCGGCCTGAAGCCGCGTGAGCTTGCGGAAAAACTGGTCGCCGCCCTGCCCAGCGACCCGGCCATTGCCGATATCAACATTGCCGGCCCTGGCTTTATCAACTTTTTCCAGGCCCGCGACTGGCTCGCCGAGCAATTGCAACAGGCACTCGACGACCCGCTACTGGGTGCTCCGCCGCCTAACCCGAAGCAGCGGGTGGTGATCGACTACTCCTCGCCCAACCTGGCCAAGGAAATGCACGTCGGGCACCTGCGTTCGACCATTATCGGGGACGCCATTACCCGCATTCTCGGCTTTCTTGGTCACGAGGTAATCCGCCAGAATCATGTTGGCGATTGGGGCACCCAGTTCGGCATGTTGCTGGCCTACCTGGAAGAATACAGCGTGGACGACCAGGCCGAGCTGGGCGACCTGGAGAATTTCTACCGCCAGGCCAAGCAACGCTTTGACCAGAGCCCCGAGTTTGCCGAGCGCGCACGTCAGCGGGTGGTGCAACTGCAGGCTGGCGACCCTGAGTGCCTGGCCCTGTGGCAACGCTTCAACCAGATCTCCCTCGGTCACTGCCAGGCAGTATATGACCGCCTGGGTGTTAGCCTCACCACCGCTGACGTCCGCGGTGAAAGCGCCTATAACGATCAGCTGGCCGACATCGTTACGCAATTACGCAACAAGGGACTACTGACCGAAGACGCCGGGGCCCAATGCGTATTCCTCGACGAATTCAAAAACAGCGAAGGCAAGGCATTGCCGGTGATTGTGCAGAAAGCCGGTGGCGGCTACCTGTATGCCACCACCGACCTGGCTGCCATGCGTTACCGTGCGAAAGAATTGCAGGCCGACCGCGCGTTGTATCTCGTCGATCAGCGGCAGGCCCTGCATTTCCAGCAGGTGTTTGCCGTCGCACGCAAGGCCGGCTTTGTGCCGCCGGAGATGCAACTGGAGCATATGGGCTTTGGCACCATGAATGGTGCCGACGGCAAGCCGTTCAAGACCCGCGATGGTGGCACGGTCAAACTGACTGATCTGCTGGATGAGGCAGAAGAGCGCGCCTACGGTCTGGTGCAGAGCAAGAACCCGCAGCTGGCCGAAGACGAACTGCGCCAGATCGCCCGTGCCGTGGGCATCGGCGCGGTCAAATATGCCGACCTGTCCAAGCACCGCAGCAGCGATTACAGCTTCAATTTTGAACAGATGCTCAGCTTTGATGGCAACACCGCACCCTACCTGATGTATGCCTACACCCGCGTCGCCAGTGTCTTTCGCAAGTGTGAACGCAGTATGCAGCAGCTGGATGATCTGGCGCCATTGAAGCTCGAGGCCGACGCAGAAGTGGATCTCGGCGCGCACTTGGCACAGTTCCTCCCCACGCTGGAATACGCCGCCCGTGAGGGCACGCCCCACGTACTCTGTACCTACCTGTACGAACTGGCCGGGCGCTTCTCCAGCTTTTACGAACAATGCCCGATTCTGGCGGCTGAACAACCCGAGCAACGCGACAGCCGACTGCGCCTGGCCGCACTGACTGGACGAACATTGGCCCAAGGCCTTAATCTTCTTGGAATCAACACGCTGGAGCGCATGTAA
- a CDS encoding thermonuclease family protein, with protein sequence MSAFFLSAICQWGVADTRCQATATTEPVKLMRVIDGDTVELSDGRRVRLIGLDTPEIGYRGEPSEPFALAARDRLRELVVAGELRMQVGEEAEDRYGRTLGHLFTANGSNVEARLLAEGLGFALAVPPNTALWRCQAAAEAQARQQGLALWGVDPVRPASQLRSGGFALIRGKVTSIDRAGKQLWIELDGPLVLRLRDTDRQHFAGLRPEAWQGREMEVRGWVIERGSRRPGRKPLLLPLEHPGMLKLLTP encoded by the coding sequence ATGAGCGCCTTTTTCTTGTCTGCAATTTGTCAGTGGGGCGTCGCCGATACCCGTTGTCAGGCAACGGCAACCACCGAGCCGGTCAAGCTGATGCGCGTGATTGACGGCGACACCGTTGAATTGTCAGATGGGCGGCGCGTACGCTTGATCGGCCTTGATACGCCGGAAATCGGTTATCGCGGCGAGCCCTCCGAGCCCTTTGCGCTGGCTGCCCGCGACCGCTTGCGTGAACTGGTGGTTGCCGGCGAGCTGCGTATGCAGGTCGGCGAAGAGGCCGAGGATCGCTACGGACGCACACTGGGGCACCTGTTTACCGCCAATGGCAGTAATGTCGAGGCGCGCTTGCTGGCTGAAGGCCTGGGTTTTGCGCTGGCTGTTCCACCCAATACAGCGCTGTGGCGCTGCCAGGCGGCAGCTGAAGCGCAGGCACGTCAGCAGGGGCTTGCGCTATGGGGTGTTGATCCGGTTCGCCCCGCGAGTCAGTTGCGATCCGGCGGCTTTGCCCTGATTCGTGGCAAGGTAACCAGCATTGATCGCGCCGGCAAACAGTTGTGGATTGAGCTGGATGGGCCCTTGGTGTTGCGTTTGCGTGATACTGATCGGCAGCACTTTGCCGGATTGCGCCCGGAGGCATGGCAGGGTCGCGAAATGGAAGTGCGTGGCTGGGTTATCGAACGCGGCAGCCGGCGCCCGGGGCGCAAACCCTTGCTGCTACCTCTGGAACACCCCGGGATGCTGAAATTACTGACGCCCTAG
- the hslV gene encoding ATP-dependent protease subunit HslV: MTTIVSVRRQGKVVIGGDGQVSLGNTVMKGNARKVRRLYKDQVIAGFAGGTADAFTLFERFEAQLEKHQGNLVRAAVELAKDWRTDRALRKLEALLAVANKDASLIITGNGDVIEPEHGLIAIGSGGPFAQAAATALLQHTELSAREIVETSLNIAGDICIYTNRNQTIEELDANT; this comes from the coding sequence GTGACTACTATTGTTTCCGTCCGCCGTCAGGGCAAAGTCGTTATCGGCGGCGATGGCCAGGTTTCCCTTGGCAATACCGTGATGAAAGGCAATGCCCGCAAGGTACGCCGACTGTACAAGGATCAGGTGATTGCCGGTTTTGCCGGTGGTACCGCCGATGCTTTCACCTTGTTCGAGCGCTTCGAAGCGCAGCTTGAAAAGCATCAGGGCAACCTGGTTCGTGCCGCTGTCGAACTGGCCAAAGACTGGCGTACCGACCGCGCCCTGCGCAAGCTTGAAGCCTTGCTTGCGGTCGCCAACAAGGATGCTTCGCTGATCATCACCGGCAATGGCGACGTTATCGAACCGGAACATGGCCTGATTGCCATCGGCTCCGGTGGCCCCTTTGCTCAGGCCGCCGCCACCGCATTGCTGCAGCATACCGAACTGTCGGCGCGGGAGATTGTTGAAACCAGCCTGAACATCGCCGGCGACATCTGCATTTATACCAATCGTAACCAGACCATCGAGGAGCTGGACGCCAATACCTGA
- a CDS encoding primosomal protein N', whose protein sequence is MSEVILQVALPSPLRRLFDYRAPRGIASEGLRPGVRVRVPFGRRQLVGFVAAITDQSTIPRDKLKAASEVLDIEPILPDTLWQLCRWTANYYQHSLGDTLSCALPTLLRQGEPALARQQLLWQLLPGAYPEHPAISRAPRQKQAVQILGQHPHGLSHALLGQWGLQRDTLDTLEKKGLVQQIRQSPHHSNEPLPLLREAPLTANAEQQAALDAIIASKGFTCWLLEGVTGSGKTEVYLQAIEHCLRHGKQALVLIPEIGLTPQTLERFRQRFSVPVVILHSGLNDRERMDAWLAARNGEVGIVIGTRSAVFTPLANPGLVIIDEEHDLSYKQQDGLRYNARDLAVYRARLDNCGIILGSATPALESLHNADTGRYQHLRLQQRAGDAQPPQMHCLDIRSRPLQGGLSQPMLQAIGEHLGKGNQVLVFLNRRGFAPTLMCHDCGWIAECSRCDARMTVHQSPTYLQCHHCDSQRPLDRHCPKCNSEDLRPVGAGTERSEEHLKQCFPHTPVVRIDRDSTSRKQAMQQLLKQVHAGGPCLLVGTQMLAKGHHFPNVTLVAILDADGGLFSADFRGPERMAQLITQVAGRAGRADKPGQVLIQTHMADHPLLLDLTEQGYAAIAHSELAARRSANLPPFSFMALLRAESTAPEQVNSFLEQASVSAENLQASQQLSVELLGPVPSPMERRAGRYRAQLLLQANQRAPLHNLLHQLLPLLEQAPQGRKVRWSLDIDPLDMF, encoded by the coding sequence ATGTCTGAAGTCATCCTGCAGGTTGCTCTGCCTTCACCACTGCGTCGCTTGTTCGATTACCGTGCTCCCCGCGGAATCGCCAGCGAGGGCTTGCGCCCGGGCGTGCGGGTTCGGGTCCCCTTTGGTCGGCGACAACTGGTGGGATTTGTCGCCGCCATCACCGACCAGAGCACAATACCGCGGGACAAGCTGAAAGCCGCCAGCGAGGTGCTCGACATTGAGCCCATTCTGCCCGACACACTATGGCAACTCTGTCGCTGGACCGCCAATTATTATCAACACAGCCTGGGTGATACTCTCAGTTGCGCCCTGCCGACACTGTTGCGCCAGGGCGAACCTGCGCTGGCGCGCCAGCAATTGCTCTGGCAACTATTGCCCGGCGCCTACCCGGAACACCCGGCAATCAGCCGAGCCCCTCGACAGAAGCAGGCAGTACAGATCCTCGGCCAGCATCCGCACGGGCTATCCCATGCACTGCTCGGGCAGTGGGGCTTGCAGCGCGATACTCTGGACACCCTGGAAAAGAAGGGTCTGGTACAGCAAATACGACAATCGCCACACCACAGCAACGAACCCCTGCCCCTGCTACGCGAAGCTCCGCTTACCGCAAATGCCGAACAGCAAGCCGCGCTGGACGCGATCATTGCCAGCAAAGGCTTTACCTGCTGGTTGCTCGAAGGGGTGACCGGCAGCGGCAAGACCGAAGTTTACCTGCAGGCGATTGAACACTGTCTACGCCATGGCAAACAGGCCCTGGTGCTTATTCCGGAGATCGGCCTGACGCCGCAAACCCTGGAACGCTTTCGTCAACGCTTCAGTGTGCCGGTGGTTATCCTGCATTCCGGGCTGAATGACCGCGAACGCATGGATGCCTGGCTGGCCGCGCGCAATGGCGAAGTGGGCATTGTCATTGGCACCCGCTCAGCGGTGTTTACCCCGCTGGCCAACCCCGGGCTGGTCATTATCGATGAAGAGCATGACCTGTCCTATAAACAGCAGGACGGCTTGCGTTACAACGCGCGCGATCTGGCCGTGTATCGCGCACGCCTGGACAATTGCGGCATCATCCTTGGCTCAGCCACCCCCGCACTGGAAAGCCTGCATAATGCCGACACTGGACGCTACCAGCATCTGCGCCTGCAGCAACGTGCCGGAGATGCCCAGCCACCGCAGATGCACTGCCTGGATATTCGCAGCCGGCCACTGCAGGGTGGCCTGTCGCAACCCATGCTGCAGGCCATTGGCGAGCACCTGGGCAAGGGCAATCAGGTGCTGGTATTTCTCAACCGCCGTGGTTTTGCACCGACCCTGATGTGCCATGACTGTGGCTGGATTGCCGAGTGTTCACGCTGCGATGCACGCATGACCGTGCATCAATCGCCCACCTACCTGCAATGCCATCACTGCGACAGCCAGCGCCCGCTGGACCGCCATTGCCCCAAATGCAACAGCGAGGATTTGCGCCCGGTCGGGGCCGGCACCGAGCGCAGTGAAGAACACCTGAAGCAGTGTTTTCCACATACCCCGGTAGTGCGTATTGACCGCGACAGCACCTCGCGCAAGCAGGCCATGCAGCAACTGCTCAAGCAGGTTCATGCTGGCGGTCCCTGCCTGCTGGTTGGCACCCAGATGCTCGCCAAGGGACATCATTTCCCGAACGTTACACTGGTTGCCATTCTGGATGCCGACGGCGGACTCTTCTCGGCCGACTTTCGCGGCCCCGAGCGCATGGCACAGCTGATTACCCAGGTTGCCGGTCGCGCGGGCCGTGCCGACAAACCGGGGCAGGTGCTGATCCAGACCCATATGGCCGATCATCCGCTCTTGCTCGACCTCACCGAGCAGGGCTATGCGGCGATTGCCCACAGCGAGCTGGCAGCCCGACGCAGCGCAAACCTGCCGCCCTTCAGTTTTATGGCCTTGCTGCGGGCCGAGTCCACTGCGCCGGAGCAAGTCAACAGTTTCCTCGAGCAAGCCAGCGTCAGTGCCGAAAATCTGCAAGCGTCGCAGCAGCTGTCCGTCGAGCTGCTCGGTCCCGTACCCTCACCCATGGAGCGTCGTGCCGGGCGCTATCGTGCACAGCTGTTGCTGCAAGCCAATCAACGCGCACCGCTGCACAACCTGCTGCATCAGTTGCTGCCGCTGCTGGAACAAGCCCCCCAGGGTCGCAAAGTACGCTGGTCACTGGATATCGATCCGCTGGATATGTTCTGA
- a CDS encoding gamma-butyrobetaine hydroxylase-like domain-containing protein, with amino-acid sequence MPVPTTIKLHKASRLLELGYNDGQVFQLPAEYLRVMSPSAEVRGHGRPVLQTGKLNVALVNVEAAGRYALKLTFDDGHDSGLYSWDYLFQLANEYSRRWQDYLDQLAAAGASRDPEVSVVRFTP; translated from the coding sequence ATGCCCGTCCCCACCACCATCAAGCTGCACAAAGCCTCTCGATTGCTGGAGTTGGGTTATAACGACGGGCAGGTTTTTCAGTTGCCAGCCGAATATCTGCGCGTCATGTCGCCCTCTGCCGAAGTTCGCGGTCACGGACGCCCGGTGCTGCAAACCGGCAAGCTGAATGTCGCGCTTGTGAACGTGGAAGCAGCGGGGCGCTACGCCCTCAAGCTGACCTTTGACGACGGCCACGACTCCGGCCTGTACAGCTGGGATTACCTGTTCCAGCTGGCCAACGAATACTCCCGGCGCTGGCAGGATTACCTTGACCAGTTAGCCGCTGCCGGTGCCAGTCGTGACCCTGAAGTCTCGGTCGTTCGCTTTACTCCCTGA
- the hslU gene encoding ATP-dependent protease ATPase subunit HslU yields MSMTPREIVHELDRHIIGQQDAKRAVAIALRNRWRRQQLPDSLRAEVTPKNILMIGPTGVGKTEIARRLAKLAQAPFIKVEATKFTEVGYVGRDVESIIRDLIDAAIKMLREQAMAKVGHRAEDLAEDRILDALLTPARQGTGDEPVREDNNTRQLFRKRLREGQLDDKDIEIEVNDMPVGVDIMAPPGMEEMTSQLQNMFSSMGKGRKKTRTLKVRDAFKLIRDEEAAKLVNEDELKSRAIDVVEQNGIVFLDEIDKVSKRADSGSGADVSREGVQRDLLPLIEGCTVNTKFGMVKTDHILFIASGAFHLTKPSDLIPELQGRLPIRVELQSLSPGDFERILTEPDASLTEQYRALMATEGLTLEFAPDAISRLAEIAWQVNEKTENIGARRLHTVLERLLEEVSYSAADLASQQKEQPLVIDAAYVDEHLGELAVNEDLSRYIL; encoded by the coding sequence ATGTCCATGACACCCCGAGAGATCGTGCATGAGCTAGACCGCCACATCATTGGCCAGCAGGATGCCAAGCGTGCGGTAGCCATTGCATTGCGCAACCGCTGGCGCCGCCAGCAACTGCCTGACAGCCTGCGCGCCGAGGTAACCCCGAAGAATATCCTGATGATCGGCCCGACCGGGGTCGGCAAGACCGAAATTGCCCGCCGTCTGGCGAAACTGGCCCAGGCCCCCTTTATCAAGGTAGAAGCGACCAAGTTCACCGAAGTAGGCTATGTTGGCCGTGATGTCGAATCGATCATCCGCGACCTTATTGATGCCGCCATCAAGATGCTGCGTGAACAGGCCATGGCCAAGGTCGGCCATCGCGCCGAAGACCTTGCTGAAGATCGTATTCTCGACGCGCTCTTGACCCCGGCGCGGCAGGGCACCGGTGACGAACCGGTACGGGAAGACAACAACACCCGCCAGCTGTTTCGCAAGCGCCTGCGTGAAGGTCAGCTGGATGACAAGGATATCGAGATCGAAGTCAATGACATGCCGGTCGGCGTCGACATCATGGCCCCGCCAGGCATGGAAGAAATGACCAGCCAGCTGCAGAACATGTTCTCCAGCATGGGCAAAGGGCGCAAGAAAACCCGCACCCTCAAGGTACGCGATGCGTTCAAGCTGATTCGTGATGAAGAGGCCGCCAAGCTGGTCAATGAAGACGAACTGAAGAGCCGTGCCATCGATGTGGTCGAGCAGAATGGCATTGTATTTCTCGACGAAATCGACAAAGTCAGCAAGCGCGCCGACAGCGGCAGCGGGGCCGATGTTTCGCGGGAAGGTGTGCAGCGTGACCTGCTGCCGCTGATCGAAGGCTGCACGGTCAACACCAAGTTCGGCATGGTGAAAACCGACCACATCCTTTTCATTGCTTCCGGCGCCTTCCACCTGACCAAGCCCTCGGACCTGATCCCTGAACTGCAGGGCCGTCTGCCTATCCGGGTCGAACTGCAATCACTGTCGCCGGGCGACTTCGAACGTATCCTGACCGAGCCCGATGCTTCGCTGACCGAGCAATATCGTGCCCTCATGGCGACAGAGGGTCTGACCCTGGAATTTGCTCCGGATGCCATTTCCCGACTGGCTGAAATCGCCTGGCAGGTCAACGAAAAGACCGAGAACATCGGCGCCCGCCGTTTGCATACGGTGCTGGAACGCTTGCTTGAAGAGGTCTCTTACAGCGCCGCAGATCTCGCCAGCCAACAGAAAGAGCAGCCACTGGTGATCGATGCCGCTTATGTCGACGAACACCTGGGGGAACTGGCAGTGAACGAAGATCTGTCGCGTTATATCCTCTGA
- a CDS encoding malic enzyme-like NAD(P)-binding protein, whose product MSDLRTDALAYHAEPRPGKLSVELTKPTATARDLALAYSPGVAEPVREIAKDLNNAYKYTGKGNLVAVISDGTAILGLGNLGPLASKPVMEGKGVLFKRFAGIDVFDIEVESESPQAFIDTVKRISCTFGGINLEDIKAPECFEIERALIEQCDIPVFHDDQHGTAIVTAAAMVNALELADKTLEDAKIVCLGAGAAAIACMKLLVSMGSKVENIYMLDRKGVIHSGREDLNEYKAIFATETDKRTLTDALKGADVFVGLSGPDLLPPADLKLMAENPIVFACSNPDPEIKPELAKASRPDVIMATGRSDYPNQVNNVLGFPFIFRGALDVRATTINEEMKIAAVHAIRELAKEPVPEYVSAAYGGIPLEFGREYIIPKPMDVRLIERVPAAVAQAAIDSGVATQPYPAHYPLKSVEDVK is encoded by the coding sequence ATGTCTGATCTGAGAACCGATGCACTTGCCTATCACGCAGAACCGCGTCCCGGCAAACTGAGCGTTGAACTGACCAAGCCTACCGCTACCGCCCGTGATCTTGCCCTGGCTTACAGCCCGGGTGTTGCCGAGCCGGTGCGGGAGATCGCCAAAGATCTGAATAACGCCTACAAATACACCGGCAAGGGTAACCTGGTCGCCGTTATTTCCGACGGCACCGCCATTCTGGGGCTGGGTAATCTGGGTCCGCTGGCCAGCAAGCCGGTAATGGAAGGCAAGGGTGTGTTGTTCAAGCGGTTCGCCGGCATTGATGTGTTCGACATTGAAGTGGAATCTGAAAGCCCGCAGGCTTTCATCGATACCGTCAAGCGAATCTCTTGCACCTTTGGTGGTATCAACCTGGAAGATATCAAGGCGCCCGAGTGCTTTGAAATCGAGCGTGCACTGATCGAGCAGTGCGACATTCCGGTATTCCACGATGACCAGCATGGCACCGCCATTGTGACTGCCGCGGCCATGGTTAACGCGCTGGAGCTGGCTGACAAGACCCTGGAAGACGCCAAGATCGTTTGCCTGGGCGCTGGTGCTGCAGCGATTGCCTGTATGAAGCTGCTGGTCAGCATGGGCTCCAAGGTCGAGAACATCTATATGCTCGATCGCAAGGGTGTGATCCATTCCGGCCGTGAAGACCTGAACGAATACAAGGCAATCTTCGCTACCGAGACTGACAAGCGCACGCTGACCGATGCACTGAAAGGTGCCGATGTCTTTGTTGGTCTGTCGGGCCCTGACCTGCTGCCACCAGCTGATCTCAAGCTGATGGCTGAAAATCCGATCGTGTTTGCCTGCTCCAATCCGGATCCGGAAATCAAGCCGGAGCTGGCCAAGGCTTCTCGCCCTGACGTGATCATGGCGACGGGTCGTTCGGATTACCCGAACCAGGTGAATAACGTACTGGGCTTCCCCTTCATCTTCCGTGGTGCGCTGGATGTGCGTGCTACCACGATCAATGAAGAAATGAAGATTGCGGCCGTGCATGCGATTCGCGAGCTGGCGAAAGAGCCGGTGCCGGAGTATGTCTCTGCAGCCTATGGCGGCATCCCGCTGGAGTTTGGCCGTGAGTACATCATTCCCAAGCCGATGGACGTACGCCTGATTGAGCGTGTGCCGGCGGCCGTTGCCCAGGCAGCCATTGATTCCGGTGTGGCGACACAGCCCTATCCGGCTCACTACCCGCTGAAATCGGTTGAAGACGTCAAGTAA
- a CDS encoding SPOR domain-containing protein, producing the protein MAKGRKPAPRRGASRAQAAPRRALPGWAWLLGGLIIGVFATLLLQLEPGNQSVQRDRTPPRPAVQPAQPNPPPRSETRYEFYTLLPESEVMVPESAVPEKPASTAETRDDETSESSAPAPSDTRFFLQAGSFRQQSDADRVRAQILLLGLSVQLEPARLNDGDTWYRVQVGPFHDREKLNQAQSMLAGNGFDNLLLQRRNANQ; encoded by the coding sequence ATGGCCAAAGGACGCAAACCCGCACCCCGCCGCGGTGCCAGCCGCGCGCAAGCCGCCCCCAGGCGTGCCCTGCCAGGTTGGGCCTGGCTGCTTGGCGGGCTGATTATAGGGGTATTTGCCACCCTGTTACTGCAGCTGGAACCGGGCAATCAATCGGTCCAGCGAGACCGTACGCCTCCGCGTCCGGCCGTGCAGCCAGCGCAACCCAACCCACCGCCACGCAGCGAAACCCGCTACGAGTTCTACACCTTGCTTCCCGAGTCGGAGGTTATGGTGCCGGAATCCGCTGTACCGGAAAAACCTGCCAGCACAGCCGAGACACGGGACGACGAGACAAGCGAGTCCAGCGCACCCGCGCCAAGCGACACCCGCTTCTTTCTTCAGGCCGGCTCCTTCCGCCAGCAGAGCGATGCTGATCGGGTGCGTGCGCAAATCCTGTTGCTCGGACTCAGCGTCCAGCTGGAGCCAGCACGGCTGAACGATGGCGATACCTGGTACCGGGTGCAGGTCGGCCCCTTCCATGACCGCGAAAAACTCAATCAGGCTCAGAGCATGCTGGCCGGCAACGGCTTCGACAATCTGCTGCTGCAACGGCGCAACGCGAACCAGTAA
- the rpmE gene encoding 50S ribosomal protein L31, with the protein MKADLHPKYEEIEATCSCGNVIKTRSTLCSTIHLDVCSECHPFYTGKQKVLDTGGRIERFKQRFGAISSK; encoded by the coding sequence ATGAAAGCTGATCTGCATCCCAAGTACGAAGAAATCGAAGCGACCTGCAGCTGCGGCAACGTGATCAAGACACGTTCCACCCTGTGCTCAACTATCCACCTGGACGTTTGCTCTGAGTGCCATCCTTTCTATACCGGCAAGCAGAAAGTTCTCGACACCGGCGGCCGCATCGAGCGCTTCAAGCAGCGTTTCGGCGCGATCAGCAGCAAGTAA